A window of the Corynebacterium minutissimum genome harbors these coding sequences:
- a CDS encoding S9 family peptidase produces MNAPIAAKRPVTREFHGRSFVDDYEWLREKDSPETREYLKSENAYTQERTAHLETLTENIFTEVKSRIKQTDMSVPQRRGKYWYYGRTEEGQEYGYSCRIPVAEGSDPWTPPTIPEEGAPEGEQVLLDVNALAEGHDFFALGASTVSDSGDLLAYSVDVAGDERFELFIKDLRTGELLEDRLEGIFYGATWVGEEFIFYTTVDDAWRPDTVWRHRVGTPQSEDVVVMREEDSRFGIGVGTTRSEKYIMIVSGSKTTNEAWVLEQSTPEGDFRCLWERETSVDYDVDHAIVDGTDYWVVTHNATGPNFELGYCPVSAELPALRELTVLIPHDDTVRIEGVDCYRDQIVVGYRRGGIGRAAVMDVRQGWARFDELHFNEELYTVGVAGNPEWDAPVLRVSYTSFIQPAQLFDYRVATGEYTLLKEQEVPGGYDKDEYVAYRVWSEAPDGTKVPVSIVHRADLDRTQPNPTLLFGYGSYEANMDPYFSVFRLSLMDRGMIFAMAHVRGGGEMGRNWYDDGKMLAKKNTFTDFIAVADDLIARRGTTPDTLVAEGGSAGGLLMGAVANMAPDRFKAIEANVPFVDPLTSILMPELPLTVVEWEEWGDPYHDPEVYDYMASYSPYENIVPQKYPNILALTSLNDTRVLYVEPAKWVAKLRDVATGGEFLLKTEMAAGHGGVSGRYAKWKQSAFEYAWLINQATGAEA; encoded by the coding sequence ATGAACGCACCGATTGCTGCTAAGCGCCCGGTCACCCGTGAGTTCCACGGCCGCAGCTTCGTCGATGACTACGAGTGGCTGCGCGAGAAAGACTCCCCGGAGACTCGCGAGTACCTTAAGTCGGAAAACGCTTATACCCAAGAGCGCACCGCACATCTGGAGACCTTGACGGAGAACATCTTTACTGAGGTCAAGTCCCGCATCAAGCAGACGGACATGTCCGTGCCCCAGCGCCGCGGTAAGTACTGGTACTACGGCCGCACCGAGGAGGGTCAGGAGTATGGCTACAGCTGCCGCATCCCGGTAGCGGAAGGCTCCGATCCGTGGACTCCGCCGACCATCCCGGAGGAGGGTGCGCCAGAAGGGGAGCAGGTGCTTCTCGACGTCAACGCGCTCGCCGAAGGCCATGACTTCTTCGCCCTAGGTGCCTCCACGGTGAGCGATTCCGGGGACTTGCTGGCCTATTCCGTCGACGTGGCCGGTGATGAGCGCTTTGAGCTCTTCATCAAGGACCTGCGTACCGGTGAGCTGTTGGAGGACCGCCTTGAGGGAATCTTCTACGGTGCGACGTGGGTAGGGGAGGAGTTCATCTTCTACACCACCGTCGATGACGCCTGGCGCCCGGACACCGTGTGGCGCCACCGCGTCGGCACCCCGCAGTCGGAGGACGTCGTGGTCATGCGCGAGGAGGATTCGCGTTTCGGCATCGGCGTGGGCACGACCCGTAGCGAGAAGTACATCATGATTGTCTCCGGCTCAAAGACGACGAACGAGGCATGGGTACTTGAGCAATCTACCCCAGAGGGTGATTTCCGTTGTCTGTGGGAGCGCGAGACCAGCGTGGACTACGACGTTGACCACGCGATTGTGGACGGCACTGACTACTGGGTTGTCACGCACAATGCCACCGGCCCCAACTTTGAGCTCGGCTACTGTCCGGTTTCTGCAGAGCTGCCGGCGCTGCGCGAACTCACCGTCCTCATACCGCATGATGACACCGTGCGCATTGAGGGCGTGGATTGCTACCGCGACCAGATTGTCGTGGGCTATCGCCGTGGCGGTATCGGCCGTGCGGCGGTGATGGATGTGCGCCAAGGTTGGGCGCGCTTCGACGAGCTTCACTTCAACGAGGAGCTCTACACCGTTGGCGTGGCCGGTAACCCTGAATGGGATGCGCCGGTGTTGCGCGTGAGCTACACCTCCTTCATCCAGCCAGCCCAGCTCTTTGATTACCGCGTGGCCACCGGGGAGTACACGCTGCTCAAGGAACAGGAAGTCCCTGGCGGCTATGACAAGGATGAGTACGTGGCCTATCGCGTCTGGTCTGAAGCGCCTGACGGGACGAAGGTTCCGGTGTCCATCGTGCACCGCGCGGACCTAGACCGCACGCAGCCGAACCCGACGCTGCTCTTCGGCTACGGCTCCTATGAAGCGAACATGGACCCGTATTTCTCGGTCTTCCGTTTGTCCCTCATGGATCGCGGCATGATTTTTGCCATGGCGCACGTGCGCGGTGGTGGGGAGATGGGCCGCAACTGGTATGACGATGGCAAAATGCTAGCGAAGAAGAACACGTTTACTGACTTCATCGCAGTGGCCGATGACCTCATCGCGCGCCGGGGGACCACGCCGGACACCTTGGTAGCGGAGGGCGGTTCCGCCGGTGGCCTGCTCATGGGCGCGGTGGCGAACATGGCGCCGGATAGGTTCAAGGCCATCGAGGCCAACGTGCCTTTTGTGGACCCGCTGACCTCGATTCTCATGCCGGAGCTGCCGCTCACGGTGGTGGAGTGGGAAGAATGGGGCGACCCGTACCACGACCCGGAGGTCTACGACTACATGGCCTCCTACTCGCCGTATGAGAATATTGTGCCGCAGAAGTATCCCAATATTCTGGCGCTGACCTCGCTCAATGACACCCGCGTGCTGTACGTAGAGCCAGCGAAGTGGGTAGCCAAGCTTCGTGACGTCGCCACCGGCGGCGAGTTCCTCCTCAAGACTGAGATGGCCGCCGGCCATGGCGGTGTATCGGGCCGTTATGCCAAGTGGAAGCAGAGCGCGTTTGAGTATGCGTGGCTGATTAACCAAGCTACGGGGGCGGAGGCTTAA
- a CDS encoding phosphoribosylaminoimidazolesuccinocarboxamide synthase, giving the protein MRPELSSYTHIASGKVRDIYDIDDNTLLMVASDRISAYDHALEPAIPDKGRVLTATSMFFFDAIDFPNHLAGPLDDERIPEEVLGRAMVVQKLDMLPFECVARGYLTGSGLKEYKESGSVCGVELPEGLTEASRLPEPIFTPATKAEQGDHDENVSFDVVVDKLGRERAEELREATLRIYAIAAALAEEKGIILADTKFEFGVDKHGTLVLADEVLTPDSSRYWPADTYEEGKVQPSFDKQYVRDWLTNSGWDKESTPPRLPEDVVQATRARYVEAFERLSGTTFKEAE; this is encoded by the coding sequence ATGCGTCCTGAACTTTCTTCCTACACCCACATCGCCTCCGGCAAGGTGCGCGATATTTACGATATCGACGACAACACCCTGCTCATGGTGGCCTCCGACCGCATCTCCGCCTATGACCATGCGCTGGAACCGGCCATTCCGGACAAGGGGCGCGTGCTCACGGCGACCTCGATGTTTTTCTTCGACGCCATCGATTTCCCCAACCACCTCGCCGGCCCGCTCGATGATGAGCGCATCCCCGAGGAGGTCCTCGGCCGCGCCATGGTGGTGCAGAAACTCGACATGTTGCCCTTCGAGTGCGTCGCCCGCGGCTACCTCACCGGGTCAGGGTTGAAAGAATACAAGGAATCCGGCAGCGTGTGCGGCGTCGAGCTGCCCGAGGGGCTCACCGAGGCTTCCCGCCTGCCCGAGCCCATCTTCACCCCGGCCACCAAGGCGGAGCAGGGCGACCACGATGAGAACGTGTCCTTTGACGTAGTCGTGGACAAGCTCGGCCGCGAACGCGCCGAAGAACTGCGCGAGGCGACCCTGCGCATCTATGCCATAGCAGCCGCGTTGGCGGAGGAGAAAGGCATTATTTTGGCGGATACGAAGTTCGAGTTTGGCGTCGATAAGCACGGCACCCTGGTGCTGGCTGATGAGGTCCTCACCCCGGACTCCTCGCGCTACTGGCCGGCCGATACCTATGAGGAAGGCAAGGTCCAGCCCTCCTTTGACAAGCAGTACGTGCGCGATTGGCTCACCAACTCCGGCTGGGACAAGGAGTCCACGCCGCCGCGCCTGCCCGAGGACGTTGTCCAGGCCACCCGTGCGCGCTACGTTGAGGCTTTTGAGCGCCTGTCCGGAACCACTTTTAAGGAGGCTGAATGA